One window of the Rhizorhabdus dicambivorans genome contains the following:
- a CDS encoding sigma-54-dependent transcriptional regulator: protein MTLSTFDLAIIVDDDQDILLAARLTLKNIFAEIACFTSPDEAMAAIAARSPDVILLDANFARGATDAAEGFHWLERILADDPDAVVVLITAHAGVGIAVETMKRGATDFVSKPWSNDRLLATVATAARLRASRRATDVERAKVSALSYPAGGTPLLGRSPAIRHVLSLIERAAPTEANVLILGENGTGKELVAREIHRRSRRAAHALVSVDMGAIAESLIDSELFGHVKGAFTDARADRIGRLQAADGGTLFLDEIGNLPLHLQPRLLTALEQRQVTPVGSNKSAAIDVRIVSATNLSPERLHDDRVFRPDLLFRLNTVEIELPPLRERPEDVPVLLTHFLDLYARKYGAPERELPRDVLAALQDYSWPGNVRALRHAAERAVILAQGDAYALADFPLSRGAPAVKIQATAAPATDLNLERAEKQMIERALQKHAYNISAAAAELGLTRGSLYRRMEKHGL, encoded by the coding sequence ATGACATTGAGCACATTCGATCTGGCGATCATCGTCGACGACGATCAGGACATTCTGCTCGCCGCGCGGCTGACGCTGAAGAACATATTCGCCGAGATCGCGTGCTTCACCTCGCCGGATGAGGCGATGGCCGCCATCGCCGCGCGCTCCCCCGACGTGATCCTGCTCGACGCCAATTTCGCGCGCGGCGCCACCGACGCGGCCGAAGGCTTCCACTGGCTCGAACGCATCCTGGCGGACGATCCGGACGCGGTCGTCGTGCTGATCACCGCCCATGCCGGCGTCGGCATCGCGGTGGAGACGATGAAGCGCGGCGCCACCGATTTCGTCTCCAAGCCCTGGTCGAACGACCGGCTGCTCGCCACCGTCGCCACCGCCGCCAGACTGCGCGCTTCGCGCCGCGCCACCGATGTCGAGCGTGCCAAGGTATCCGCCCTGTCCTACCCGGCGGGCGGGACGCCCCTGCTAGGCCGCTCGCCCGCGATCCGCCATGTCCTTTCGCTGATCGAGCGGGCGGCGCCGACCGAGGCCAATGTCCTGATCCTGGGCGAGAACGGCACCGGCAAGGAACTGGTGGCGCGCGAGATCCACCGCCGTTCGCGCCGCGCCGCGCACGCGCTGGTGTCGGTCGACATGGGCGCGATCGCCGAAAGCCTGATCGACAGCGAGCTGTTCGGCCATGTGAAGGGCGCCTTCACCGACGCCCGCGCCGACCGGATCGGCCGGCTCCAGGCGGCGGACGGCGGCACGTTGTTCCTCGACGAGATCGGCAACCTGCCGCTCCATCTCCAGCCGCGCCTGCTGACCGCGCTGGAACAGCGGCAGGTGACCCCGGTCGGATCGAACAAGTCGGCCGCGATCGATGTCCGCATCGTCTCGGCCACCAACCTGTCACCCGAGCGGCTTCATGACGACCGGGTGTTCCGGCCCGACCTGCTGTTTCGGCTCAACACGGTCGAGATAGAGCTGCCGCCGTTGCGCGAACGGCCCGAGGACGTGCCGGTGCTGCTCACCCATTTCCTCGATCTCTACGCGCGCAAATATGGCGCGCCGGAACGCGAACTGCCCCGCGACGTGCTGGCCGCGCTCCAGGATTATAGCTGGCCGGGCAACGTCCGCGCACTCCGTCACGCCGCCGAGCGCGCCGTCATCCTGGCACAGGGGGACGCCTATGCGCTCGCCGATTTCCCGCTGTCGCGCGGCGCCCCGGCGGTGAAGATCCAGGCGACTGCTGCTCCAGCGACCGATCTCAACCTCGAACGCGCCGAAAAGCAGATGATCGAACGCGCGCTGCAGAAACACGCCTACAACATCTCGGCCGCCGCCGCCGAACTGGGGCTGACGCGCGGCTCGCTCTATCGCCGGATGGAAAAGCATGGCCTTTGA
- a CDS encoding sensor histidine kinase, producing the protein MAFDRHFSIGLAWRLTAVALTLWALVYSFERADLVATKLLAAVIAAIAIWALWSYVRRTNVELARFIEAVTHGDLSQGFSSHRHGGGFDALGQQLDSAMRRLREERAQAADAGRFNAALVDEAPVALLVIDGERVELANRAARKLFGRTEAVRIADYAPHGADFVAALEGSSRRIAAIEIDGRPQRAVLTGAEIHRLGHPLRLLTVQPLHGELDAVEIAAQADLVRVLTHEIMNSMTPVASLAQSAAGLMAEIETDDPRIAPQISDARLAVSTLARRAEGIMHFVEGYRAFIRTPTIRARRFPAGPWAEEMQRLFAATAEGQEAELAISIVPADMVLDGDPDLMAQAVLNLLKNGAEAAIAAGRAPRLKLSLGLIAGGRSSIMLSDNGPGIAPDQAGDIFLPFFTTKAKGTGVGLSLVRRIVTAHGGTITIRPSDAGACIEMIL; encoded by the coding sequence ATGGCCTTTGACCGGCACTTCTCGATCGGGCTGGCCTGGCGGTTGACGGCGGTCGCGCTGACTCTATGGGCGCTTGTCTATAGTTTCGAACGCGCAGACCTTGTCGCCACCAAATTGCTGGCGGCGGTCATCGCCGCCATCGCGATCTGGGCGCTGTGGAGCTATGTCCGCCGTACCAATGTCGAGTTGGCGCGCTTCATCGAAGCGGTGACGCATGGCGATCTGTCGCAGGGCTTCTCCTCGCACCGCCATGGCGGCGGCTTCGACGCATTGGGGCAGCAGCTCGACAGCGCAATGCGGCGGCTTCGCGAGGAACGGGCGCAGGCGGCCGACGCGGGCCGCTTCAACGCCGCGTTGGTCGACGAGGCGCCGGTCGCGCTGCTCGTGATCGATGGCGAGCGGGTCGAACTGGCCAACCGCGCCGCGCGCAAGCTGTTCGGGCGGACCGAGGCGGTGCGGATTGCCGACTATGCCCCCCACGGCGCCGATTTCGTCGCGGCGCTCGAAGGCAGCAGCCGCCGCATCGCCGCGATCGAGATCGACGGACGTCCGCAGCGCGCGGTGCTGACCGGGGCCGAGATCCATCGACTGGGCCATCCGCTGCGCCTGCTCACCGTGCAGCCGCTGCACGGCGAACTCGACGCGGTCGAAATCGCCGCCCAGGCCGATCTGGTCCGGGTGCTCACCCATGAGATCATGAACTCGATGACCCCCGTCGCCTCGCTCGCCCAGAGCGCCGCCGGGCTGATGGCCGAAATAGAGACCGACGATCCTCGCATCGCCCCCCAGATCAGCGACGCCCGCCTTGCCGTCTCCACCCTCGCCCGTCGTGCCGAAGGGATCATGCATTTCGTCGAAGGCTATCGGGCCTTCATCCGCACCCCGACGATCCGCGCACGGCGCTTCCCTGCGGGCCCCTGGGCGGAGGAGATGCAACGCCTGTTCGCCGCCACCGCCGAGGGCCAGGAGGCGGAACTGGCCATCTCGATCGTTCCGGCGGACATGGTGCTCGACGGCGATCCCGACCTGATGGCGCAGGCGGTGCTCAACCTGCTGAAGAACGGTGCCGAAGCCGCGATCGCGGCGGGCCGTGCGCCGCGCCTGAAACTGTCGCTCGGCCTGATCGCGGGCGGGCGCAGCTCGATCATGCTGTCGGACAACGGCCCCGGCATCGCCCCCGATCAGGCGGGCGACATCTTCCTGCCCTTCTTCACCACCAAGGCGAAGGGCACCGGCGTCGGCCTCAGCCTGGTCCGCCGCATCGTCACCGCCCATGGCGGCACGATCACGATCCGGCCCAGCGACGCCGGAGCGTGCATCGAGATGATATTGTGA
- a CDS encoding ATP-binding protein: MVEGAQQYCLDRGLEPDLGARLVIVVEELVANLVEHGGVAADGLIELVLTQEQGAIAIALSDSGVAFDPRSDDPDAGIPERGGGAGIDLVKAWAEIVDYQSGNGRNRLLLKMWVS; this comes from the coding sequence ATGGTCGAGGGCGCGCAGCAATATTGCCTCGATCGCGGGCTGGAGCCGGACCTGGGCGCCCGGCTGGTGATCGTGGTCGAGGAACTGGTGGCCAATCTCGTCGAGCATGGCGGTGTCGCGGCGGACGGGCTGATCGAACTGGTGTTGACCCAGGAGCAGGGCGCGATCGCAATCGCGCTGAGCGACAGCGGCGTCGCCTTCGATCCGCGCAGCGACGATCCCGACGCCGGAATTCCGGAGCGCGGTGGCGGAGCCGGCATCGACCTGGTCAAGGCCTGGGCGGAGATCGTCGACTATCAATCGGGCAACGGGCGCAACAGGCTGCTGCTGAAGATGTGGGTGTCGTGA
- a CDS encoding efflux RND transporter periplasmic adaptor subunit, whose translation MSVVPMKNEPEPAAHSGGAMDRVIEKKGLSPRMKIGGGIALLLAAILLFWWFAPRGSSQTVEAQRLAISEVKQGTFDDFLPLRARVTPLLTVYLDAVEGGRVEKILVEDGATVVKGQLLAELSNADLQLSTLARETEVAEQLNNLRTTELALSRTRLENERNIIQADLDATKARRQYELQAPLAAKGFVAGRVFRDTSDDYQYQVKRGRVLRAAQANDERLQSSQLSQLRATAASLQSALAIAHANLDQLKLRAPVSGQLTAFSIQVGQSMSRGERIGQIDSPGRTKLEAGVDEYYLGRVQPGQKATIELGGKTYRMKVAKIYPQVKNGEFQVDLWFVDPEPAGMQRGQSLQAKLILGDPSPARLLPSGSWYTDTGGAWVFVVDPDGDGAIRRAVRLGRRNSDYIEILDGLDPGEKVITSSYAGFLDRTRLDLQRD comes from the coding sequence ATGAGCGTAGTCCCCATGAAGAATGAACCCGAGCCCGCGGCCCATAGCGGCGGCGCGATGGACCGGGTCATCGAGAAAAAGGGCCTGTCGCCGCGTATGAAGATCGGGGGCGGGATAGCGCTGCTGCTCGCCGCCATCCTGCTGTTCTGGTGGTTCGCGCCGCGCGGATCGAGCCAGACGGTCGAGGCGCAGCGTCTCGCCATCTCCGAGGTGAAACAGGGCACCTTCGACGATTTCCTGCCCCTGCGCGCGCGCGTCACCCCCCTGCTGACCGTCTATCTCGACGCAGTCGAAGGCGGTCGGGTCGAGAAGATCCTGGTCGAGGACGGGGCCACGGTGGTGAAGGGGCAACTGCTCGCCGAGCTTTCCAATGCGGACCTCCAGCTCTCGACGCTGGCACGCGAGACCGAGGTGGCCGAGCAGCTCAACAATCTCCGGACCACCGAACTGGCCCTGTCGCGCACGCGCCTGGAGAATGAACGCAACATCATCCAGGCCGATCTGGATGCGACCAAGGCCCGTCGGCAATATGAATTGCAGGCGCCGCTCGCCGCGAAGGGGTTCGTCGCGGGCAGGGTCTTCCGGGACACCTCGGACGATTATCAATATCAGGTGAAGCGCGGCCGCGTCCTCCGCGCCGCGCAGGCCAATGACGAGCGGCTCCAGTCGAGCCAGCTGTCGCAGCTCCGTGCCACCGCCGCTTCGCTTCAGTCGGCGCTCGCCATCGCCCATGCCAATCTCGATCAGCTCAAGCTGCGCGCGCCGGTATCGGGCCAGCTCACCGCCTTCTCGATCCAGGTCGGCCAGTCGATGAGCCGGGGCGAGCGGATCGGCCAGATCGACAGCCCCGGCCGCACCAAGCTGGAGGCGGGGGTCGACGAATATTATCTCGGCCGGGTCCAGCCCGGGCAGAAGGCGACCATCGAGCTGGGCGGCAAGACCTATCGGATGAAGGTCGCCAAGATCTATCCGCAGGTGAAGAATGGCGAATTCCAGGTCGACCTGTGGTTCGTCGATCCCGAGCCGGCCGGGATGCAGCGTGGCCAGTCGCTCCAGGCGAAGCTGATCCTCGGCGATCCGAGCCCGGCGCGGCTGCTGCCCAGCGGCAGCTGGTACACCGACACCGGCGGCGCCTGGGTGTTCGTCGTCGATCCCGACGGCGACGGCGCGATCCGCCGCGCCGTCCGGCTCGGCCGCCGCAACAGCGATTATATCGAAATCCTCGACGGGCTCGATCCCGGCGAGAAGGTCATCACCTCATCCTATGCCGGCTTCCTCGACAGGACGCGGCTCGACCTCCAGCGCGACTGA
- a CDS encoding ABC transporter ATP-binding protein has protein sequence MLTLRNLSRVYRTDTVETTALDGIDLDILAGEFVAIMGPSGCGKSTLLNILGLLDSPTGGSYRFHDQEVAGLPEAKLADVRKRHIGFIFQSFNLVDELTVAENIELALLYHGIPASERRNRVRAAMDRVGIAHRADHRPSQLSGGQQQRVAVARAVVGRPDLILADEPTGNLDTQHGEEVMGMLQALNRDGATIVMVTHSPAHADYASRVVNMLDGRVLVERRRAA, from the coding sequence ATGCTCACATTGCGCAACCTGAGCCGCGTCTACCGTACCGACACGGTCGAGACGACCGCGCTCGACGGGATCGACCTCGACATCCTCGCGGGCGAGTTCGTCGCGATCATGGGGCCGTCGGGCTGCGGCAAATCGACGCTGCTCAACATCCTCGGCCTGCTCGACAGCCCGACCGGCGGTTCCTATCGCTTTCACGACCAGGAGGTGGCGGGCCTGCCCGAGGCGAAGCTGGCCGATGTCCGCAAGCGCCACATCGGCTTCATCTTCCAGAGCTTCAACCTGGTCGACGAGCTGACCGTCGCCGAGAATATCGAGCTGGCGCTGCTCTATCACGGTATCCCGGCGTCCGAACGGCGCAACCGGGTGCGCGCGGCGATGGACCGGGTCGGCATCGCCCACCGCGCCGATCACCGGCCGAGCCAGCTGTCGGGAGGCCAGCAGCAGAGGGTCGCGGTCGCACGCGCGGTGGTCGGCCGGCCCGACCTGATCCTGGCCGACGAACCGACCGGCAATCTCGACACCCAGCATGGCGAGGAGGTGATGGGCATGCTCCAGGCGCTCAACCGCGACGGGGCGACGATCGTGATGGTCACCCATTCGCCGGCCCATGCCGACTATGCGAGCCGCGTCGTCAACATGCTCGACGGCCGGGTGCTGGTCGAGCGCCGCCGGGCGGCTTGA
- a CDS encoding OmpA family protein gives MSPACLAPLMLAGLLVGCATPSLTLLPSEEGKQGAVAVIEENGVARETVVSELNSRTNLSGRPRTRSVDPKLSARQRALLDTLPPPPVRLTLYFREGTTQLTSESEPGLDFLKKEIAGRPGAEVQVTGYTDTLGSDEDNDRLSQRRAEEVLAALADQGLDRDMMSAVGRGERELRVRTDDGVREPANRRVVVTVR, from the coding sequence GTGAGCCCCGCATGTCTGGCCCCGCTGATGCTGGCGGGGCTGCTCGTCGGCTGCGCCACGCCGTCATTGACCCTCCTGCCGAGCGAGGAGGGCAAGCAGGGCGCGGTCGCGGTGATCGAAGAGAATGGCGTGGCACGCGAGACGGTGGTGAGCGAGCTCAACAGCCGCACCAACCTGTCCGGACGGCCGCGCACCAGGAGCGTCGACCCGAAGCTGAGCGCCCGCCAGCGCGCGCTGCTGGATACGCTGCCGCCGCCGCCCGTGCGGCTGACCCTCTATTTCCGGGAGGGAACGACCCAGTTGACGTCAGAATCCGAACCCGGGCTCGACTTTCTCAAGAAGGAGATCGCCGGACGCCCGGGGGCGGAGGTCCAGGTCACCGGCTATACCGACACGCTCGGCAGCGACGAGGATAATGACCGGCTCTCGCAGCGCCGCGCCGAGGAGGTTCTGGCCGCGCTCGCCGATCAGGGCCTCGACCGCGATATGATGAGCGCGGTCGGCCGGGGCGAGCGCGAATTGCGGGTCAGGACCGACGATGGCGTGCGCGAGCCCGCCAACCGCCGCGTGGTGGTGACGGTCAGGTAG
- a CDS encoding CHASE2 domain-containing protein produces the protein MTRRIWIAGIVALLLEAALSAMSGEAMRRPLFDWWQRAAPRDLSGTRVHVVLIDAESIAEVGPWPWPRYHMGRLTEQIAARRPSAIGFDMTFPEPDRVRPDLFARLYPELSPEAAAEVQALPPMDKLFGQVIGGAPVVLGRAGVADDGGDPAQLIVDPEIKGKLPPRLPDYPRAIANIPELEPWALGHGLLNGQPDGDGKVRRIPMLVKAGGRPMPSLSLELARVALGEEELRTDAGHVMVGRQHVPVDESGDMLLRFGHFPSTQISSAVDLLRQGFPADAFAGQIVLIGLSATGTPDIVATPLEAEAFGTLVQGQAVDAILRGGWLDRPRWAAPLEWALGALLSLLILLLAARRRWLLLPVGLAIALPIGCWLAFDLGSLLIDPLRPLLLAGATALGVAAATFVEARRERERLRGALVQEQIASAATGAELQAARSIQLGMLPPREDLAAFDPRLDIDALLEPAKSIGGDLYDVIRIDADRVAFLVGDVTGKGVPAALFMALSKALAKSVVLRGVPSLADAAFILNEELMRDNSESMNVTMLIGIIDLSSGETVLMSAGHEDPLHIGRDGAIAIHKLDGGPPFCIVDFPYPDEPMKLAPGETLVIISDGVSEAQNGAGALFGHERLLEALQGKASATAMVDAMRDAVRVFEEGTDPTDDLTVMAIRYLG, from the coding sequence ATGACCCGCCGAATCTGGATTGCCGGCATCGTCGCGCTGCTGCTGGAGGCGGCGCTGAGCGCGATGTCTGGCGAGGCGATGCGGCGGCCGCTGTTCGACTGGTGGCAGCGCGCCGCGCCGCGCGACCTGTCGGGCACCAGGGTCCATGTCGTGCTGATCGATGCCGAGAGCATCGCCGAGGTGGGGCCCTGGCCCTGGCCGCGCTATCATATGGGCCGGCTGACCGAGCAGATCGCCGCGCGCAGGCCCAGTGCGATCGGCTTCGACATGACCTTTCCGGAGCCCGACCGGGTCCGGCCCGACCTCTTCGCCCGCCTTTATCCCGAACTCAGCCCCGAGGCTGCCGCGGAGGTGCAGGCGCTGCCGCCGATGGACAAGCTGTTCGGGCAGGTGATCGGCGGCGCCCCGGTTGTGCTGGGCCGGGCCGGTGTCGCCGATGACGGAGGCGATCCGGCGCAGTTGATCGTCGATCCGGAGATCAAGGGGAAGCTTCCGCCGCGCCTGCCCGATTATCCCAGGGCGATCGCCAACATCCCCGAACTGGAGCCCTGGGCGCTCGGCCATGGCCTGCTCAACGGCCAGCCCGATGGAGATGGCAAGGTTCGCCGGATACCGATGCTGGTGAAGGCGGGGGGGCGTCCCATGCCCAGCCTTTCGCTGGAGCTGGCCCGTGTTGCATTGGGTGAGGAAGAGCTGAGGACCGACGCCGGCCATGTGATGGTCGGAAGGCAGCATGTCCCGGTCGATGAATCGGGCGACATGCTGCTGCGCTTCGGCCATTTCCCGTCCACCCAGATCAGCTCGGCGGTCGACCTGCTGCGGCAGGGCTTTCCAGCCGATGCCTTCGCCGGCCAGATCGTGCTGATCGGCCTGTCGGCGACCGGGACACCCGATATCGTCGCGACGCCGCTGGAGGCGGAGGCGTTCGGGACCTTGGTGCAGGGCCAGGCGGTCGATGCGATATTGCGCGGCGGCTGGCTCGATCGGCCACGCTGGGCGGCGCCGCTGGAATGGGCGCTTGGCGCATTGCTGTCGCTGCTCATCCTGCTGCTGGCGGCGCGGCGGCGCTGGCTGCTGTTGCCGGTGGGGCTGGCGATTGCCCTGCCGATCGGCTGCTGGCTGGCCTTCGATCTTGGATCGCTGCTGATCGATCCGCTGCGGCCGCTGCTGCTCGCCGGGGCCACCGCGCTCGGCGTCGCGGCGGCGACCTTCGTCGAGGCGCGGCGCGAGCGCGAGCGGCTGCGCGGGGCGCTGGTGCAGGAGCAGATCGCCTCGGCCGCGACCGGCGCCGAACTGCAGGCGGCACGCTCGATCCAGCTCGGCATGCTGCCGCCGCGCGAGGACCTTGCCGCCTTCGACCCGCGCCTCGACATCGATGCCCTGCTGGAGCCCGCCAAGTCGATCGGCGGGGACCTTTACGACGTGATCCGGATCGATGCCGATCGCGTCGCCTTCCTGGTGGGCGACGTCACCGGCAAGGGGGTGCCGGCCGCCCTGTTCATGGCGCTGAGCAAGGCGCTGGCGAAAAGCGTGGTGCTGCGCGGCGTTCCGAGCCTCGCCGATGCCGCCTTCATCCTCAACGAGGAGCTGATGCGCGACAACAGCGAGTCGATGAACGTCACCATGCTGATCGGCATCATCGACCTGTCGAGCGGCGAGACCGTGCTGATGAGCGCGGGGCACGAGGACCCGCTGCACATCGGCAGGGACGGCGCGATCGCGATCCACAAGCTGGACGGCGGGCCTCCCTTCTGCATCGTCGACTTCCCTTATCCCGACGAGCCCATGAAGCTGGCGCCGGGCGAGACGCTGGTGATCATCTCCGACGGGGTGAGCGAGGCGCAGAATGGCGCGGGCGCGCTGTTCGGCCATGAACGGCTGCTGGAGGCGCTCCAGGGCAAGGCCAGTGCCACCGCGATGGTCGATGCGATGCGGGATGCGGTGCGGGTCTTCGAGGAGGGCACCGATCCGACCGACGACCTGACGGTGATGGCGATCCGGTATCTGGGGTGA
- a CDS encoding ABC transporter permease: protein MWRNYLTVGIRALAKNKVYAFINIFGLAIGMAACLLILLFVRYEMNYDRWLPNSENIYQLQSWYHWRDTGEDQRLQLTTYTSAAAIRKDFPQVANAAYLFTNNPVFVKEGQTSYTENYWFTDGDFLDIVPFPVVRGARRLTANGQAFITQAEAVKRYGAEDVVGKTMSVITRGKHVDYRIVGVLKDIPKSSHFKVNALIRMDIPAYWGPEGRQQLTCWGCQNGFVYLRLKPGSDVKAMEAMLPAWEKRNIPDVMQGDLRTNQGDEQDWHFVNVRDVHLGAGQDGAMTPGNDRRTIATFAIIALLILGMAVVNFTNLATARASQRAREVALRKVLGANRRQLIVQFIGESLLIAALAMLIALAMVELSMPFLANFLNADLAVVYLGSGGIALPVIALVLVVGVLGGLYPAFFLSRFQPATVLKANKSSAETSGSGRLRNVLVVGQFAVSIGLIICTAVVYLQTVYARTVDPGFKRENIVQMEGLSRAQLIDKGDMIVEQMKRVPGIEAVGRSGIGVGTDNNSSNGWNLPGRSEPVSIDSYNVDRGFLEAMGLKLVAGRWFDDRAMDDSTIPYGDDGTAETALARRGVNVVINQLAAKRLGFADPAQAIGKTFKASLVQSEYGLVPTTIVGVVADARFRSVRLPLDPIAFQNAHQGHQFLVVRYHGNPADMRGRLERAWRGITSDVPFDAKLSEDVIQELYEADDARAKTFAGFAILSIIVGCLGLFGLAAFTAERRTKEIGIRKVLGARTPDIVRLLVWQFSRPVLVANLIAWPIAWWVMRDWLNSFDTRIALGPTPFLAAGLLALVIAIGTIGAHAFRVARANPIHALRYE, encoded by the coding sequence ATGTGGCGCAATTATCTGACGGTCGGCATCCGGGCGCTGGCGAAGAACAAGGTCTATGCCTTCATCAACATCTTCGGCCTCGCCATCGGCATGGCGGCCTGCCTGCTGATCCTGCTCTTCGTCCGCTACGAGATGAATTACGATCGCTGGCTTCCGAACAGTGAGAATATCTACCAGCTGCAGAGTTGGTATCACTGGCGCGATACGGGGGAGGATCAGCGTCTCCAGCTGACGACCTACACATCGGCGGCCGCGATCCGGAAGGATTTCCCGCAGGTCGCCAACGCTGCCTATCTGTTCACCAACAACCCCGTGTTCGTGAAGGAGGGCCAGACCTCCTACACTGAGAATTATTGGTTCACCGATGGCGATTTCCTGGACATCGTGCCTTTTCCGGTGGTGCGCGGCGCGCGCCGGCTCACCGCAAATGGCCAAGCCTTCATCACGCAAGCCGAAGCCGTGAAGCGCTACGGGGCCGAGGATGTGGTCGGCAAGACAATGTCGGTGATCACCCGGGGCAAGCATGTCGATTATCGGATTGTCGGCGTATTGAAGGATATTCCGAAGTCTTCGCACTTCAAGGTCAACGCTTTGATCCGCATGGACATCCCCGCTTATTGGGGGCCGGAAGGGCGGCAACAGCTTACCTGCTGGGGCTGCCAGAACGGGTTCGTCTATCTGCGGCTGAAACCCGGCTCCGACGTGAAGGCGATGGAGGCGATGCTCCCGGCCTGGGAGAAGCGCAACATTCCCGATGTTATGCAGGGTGACTTGCGCACCAACCAGGGGGACGAGCAGGACTGGCATTTTGTCAACGTCAGGGACGTTCATCTCGGCGCCGGGCAGGATGGCGCGATGACCCCGGGCAACGATCGCCGGACGATTGCCACCTTCGCGATCATCGCGCTGCTGATCCTGGGCATGGCGGTGGTCAACTTCACCAACCTCGCCACCGCCCGGGCCAGCCAGCGCGCGCGTGAAGTGGCGCTGCGCAAGGTGCTGGGCGCCAACCGCCGCCAGCTGATCGTCCAGTTTATCGGGGAATCGCTGTTGATCGCGGCGCTCGCGATGTTGATCGCGCTGGCCATGGTCGAACTTTCGATGCCGTTCCTCGCCAATTTCCTGAACGCCGATCTGGCGGTCGTCTATCTGGGCAGCGGAGGTATAGCGCTGCCTGTGATCGCGCTGGTGCTGGTCGTCGGCGTACTGGGTGGCCTCTATCCGGCCTTCTTCCTGTCGCGCTTCCAGCCTGCCACGGTGCTCAAGGCCAACAAGTCCTCGGCTGAGACCTCCGGATCGGGCCGGCTGCGCAACGTGCTGGTCGTCGGCCAGTTCGCGGTGTCGATCGGGCTGATCATCTGTACTGCTGTCGTCTATCTTCAGACTGTTTACGCCCGCACCGTCGATCCGGGTTTCAAGCGCGAGAATATCGTTCAGATGGAGGGGCTCTCCCGTGCTCAGTTGATCGATAAGGGCGACATGATCGTCGAGCAGATGAAGCGCGTTCCCGGCATCGAGGCGGTGGGAAGGAGCGGCATCGGCGTGGGCACCGACAACAACAGCAGCAATGGCTGGAACCTGCCCGGCCGATCGGAGCCGGTCTCGATCGACAGCTATAATGTCGACCGCGGCTTCCTGGAGGCGATGGGGCTGAAGCTGGTCGCTGGTCGCTGGTTCGACGATCGCGCGATGGACGATTCCACCATCCCCTATGGCGATGACGGGACGGCGGAGACCGCACTGGCCCGGCGCGGCGTCAATGTCGTGATCAACCAGCTGGCGGCGAAGCGCCTCGGCTTTGCTGACCCGGCGCAGGCGATCGGCAAGACCTTCAAGGCAAGCCTCGTCCAGAGCGAATATGGGCTGGTGCCGACGACGATCGTCGGTGTGGTCGCCGATGCGCGCTTCCGCTCGGTCCGCCTGCCGCTCGATCCGATCGCGTTCCAGAACGCGCATCAGGGCCACCAATTCCTGGTCGTCCGCTACCACGGCAATCCGGCCGACATGCGCGGCAGGCTGGAGCGGGCGTGGCGCGGCATCACCAGCGACGTGCCTTTCGACGCCAAGCTGAGCGAGGACGTGATCCAGGAACTCTACGAGGCCGACGACGCGCGGGCGAAAACCTTCGCGGGCTTCGCGATCCTGTCGATCATCGTCGGCTGCCTCGGCCTGTTCGGTCTCGCCGCGTTCACCGCCGAACGTCGCACGAAGGAGATCGGCATCCGCAAGGTACTGGGCGCCCGTACGCCGGATATCGTCCGGCTGCTCGTCTGGCAGTTCAGCCGTCCGGTGCTCGTCGCGAACCTGATCGCCTGGCCGATTGCCTGGTGGGTGATGCGCGACTGGCTGAACAGCTTCGATACCCGCATCGCGCTGGGGCCGACGCCCTTCCTGGCCGCCGGCCTGCTGGCCCTGGTCATCGCGATCGGCACGATCGGTGCGCATGCCTTCCGGGTGGCGCGGGCGAACCCGATCCATGCGCTGCGCTATGAATGA
- a CDS encoding FecR family protein: MKPAMMVMLGTALIAQSAMAAEIGRIKRSMGTASVERGKAKLAPVPGFQLQSGDRLVTGRDGQMSLTFIDDTRFSVGPNSSIAVDQFDYNRTTQAGNFVTRVNRGSLAVVSGQIAKSKQDAMKVRTPTSLLGVRGTRFIVEVPK, translated from the coding sequence ATGAAACCCGCAATGATGGTGATGCTCGGAACGGCGCTGATCGCCCAGTCCGCAATGGCTGCGGAGATCGGCCGGATCAAGCGCAGCATGGGCACGGCCTCGGTCGAACGCGGCAAGGCGAAGCTGGCGCCGGTGCCCGGATTCCAGCTCCAGTCGGGCGACAGGCTGGTCACCGGCAGGGACGGCCAGATGAGCCTCACCTTCATCGACGACACCCGCTTCTCGGTCGGGCCGAACAGCAGCATCGCGGTCGACCAGTTCGACTATAACCGCACCACCCAGGCCGGCAATTTCGTCACCCGCGTCAACCGTGGCTCGCTCGCGGTCGTATCGGGGCAGATCGCCAAGTCTAAGCAGGATGCGATGAAAGTCCGCACGCCGACCTCGCTGCTGGGGGTGCGCGGCACCCGCTTCATCGTCGAGGTGCCGAAGTGA